Proteins from a genomic interval of Spiroplasma endosymbiont of Lonchoptera lutea:
- the rpsF gene encoding 30S ribosomal protein S6 — protein sequence MNKYEIMYIINPECKDIKALQEKMHNILKQTGKVESVTDWGLRDLAYPINHKNKAYYTILKVTVNKEAISEFMRVAKIEQDIYRHLIINLDTEQNYSDKMIADLKLNTNENDERPSRYSGERRQRPYVPRETYKKPENK from the coding sequence ATGAATAAGTACGAAATTATGTATATTATTAATCCAGAATGTAAAGATATTAAAGCATTGCAAGAAAAGATGCATAATATTTTAAAACAAACGGGAAAAGTTGAAAGTGTTACTGATTGAGGGTTAAGAGATTTAGCTTATCCAATTAATCATAAAAATAAAGCTTATTATACAATATTAAAAGTTACGGTTAATAAAGAAGCAATTAGTGAGTTTATGCGTGTTGCTAAAATTGAGCAAGATATCTATCGTCATTTAATTATTAATCTTGATACTGAACAAAATTATAGTGATAAAATGATTGCTGACTTAAAGTTAAATACTAATGAAAATGATGAGCGACCAAGTCGTTATAGCGGTGAAAGAAGACAAAGACCTTATGTACCGCGTGAAACTTATAAAAAACCTGAAAATAAGTAA